In the genome of Achromobacter sp. MFA1 R4, the window TGTATGTCGAGTGTTTAGAGAGCGGAGTTGGCTGCCCAGTTGTCGAGCACTTTCTTGTAGGGCTTGATGAAGTGCGCTTCCGTGAATTTCCCTTGCTTGACGGCGAGCTGGCTGCGCTCTTCGCGGTCATAGACAATCTGCGTCAAGGAGTAGTCCGGGTTCTTCAGGCTCGGTCGATAGAGCCTGCCTGCCGCGGAATTGGCGTTGTAGATTTCGGGGCGGTAGATCTTCTGGAACGTTTCCATCGTGCTGATCAGGCTGATCAGTTCCAGATTGGTATAGCTGCCAAGCAGATCGCCTTGGAAATAAAAGGCGAGGGGGGCGGCGCTGCCCGGGGGCATGAAGTAGCGGACCTGCAACCCCATTTTTTCGAAGTACTGATCCGTCGATGAGAACTCATCTTGCCGATACTCGACGCCCAGGATGGGGTGGTGGTTTTCGGTGCGATGGTAGGTCTTGCTGCTCGACGCGCTGATGCAGATGACAGGCGGCTTGCTGAAGCGCTCTTTATAGGCGCTTGAGTTCACAAAGTGCTTGAACAGCTTGCCGTGCAACACCCCGAAATCGTCCGGGGTGCTGAAGGTGGATTTGTCGTTGTTATGCTCCGGCAGAAGCACGCTGAAATCGTAGTCGCGCACGTAAGAGGAGAAATTGTTCCCTACGATGCCCTCGATGTGTTCGTTGCGCTTCTTGTCGACGATATGGGTTTGCAGTATTTCGATCAGCGGAAAGGCGTCGTTGCCGCCTTCGGCGCCCATGTTCATTTCAACGGAAATGATCTCGAGTTCGACCGCGTAGCGGTCCCCGGTCGGGTTGTCCCAATGCGCCAGGTTGTTGAAGCGCCTGTCGATCATCCGCAAGGTGTTGCGCAGATTCTCTTGGCGACTTGCTCCCCGGGCCAGATTGGCGAAGTTGGTCGTGATGCGCGTGCTGTCCGACGGCTGATAGTTCTCGTCGAAACGGATGCTCTTGATATTGAATGTGAACGCGTTGCTCATGGTGGTCTGCTGCGCTGATTTTGCGAAAAGTGTGCGGAGAGTTAAGGCCGCTTTCTGAACGGACGCGACACGCGGGAAGCGCGCCTGCGGTGGGTGCTCAGGGGCATAAGTCGGATTGGAAGACCCTGCAACCTCCGCCGGGGGGGAGGCTGCGTGGGCCGGGATGGCTTCAGGCCGCGACCGCTTCCTCGGCGTCGGCCGTTGCCGATTGGCGCGCCATTTCGATCAAAGGCATTGCGCGGTGGACTGCGAGTCTGGCCCGCTCGATCAGGGCTGCGTCCTGCAGGCGGTAATCGGCGAAATCCTTGTCGGTCGCGTAGACGCCCAGCGGCAAGGTGCGGGCCTGGAAGAAGCTGAACAGAGGCCGCAGTTGGTGGTCGATTACGAGTGCATGGCGTTCGCTGCCGCCGGTGGCAGCCAGCAGGATCGGCTTGTCGATCAAGGCGTCCTGGTGAATGAAGTCAAAGAAGTGCTTGAACAGGCCCGTGTAAGAGCCGCGAAAGACCGGGGTGGTCACCACCAGGACGTCGGCCTGCTCGACCGCCGCAAGTTCGCGCTCCACCGTCTCGGGCAGGTGGGAGCGCCAGACCGCGCCAGCAAGTTGCGGCGCAAGCTGGCCCAGTTCCACCAGGCGTTGTTCGCACGGGAGTTGGTCAGCGACCAGGTCCAGCAGGTGATCCGCCAGGGCTGCGGATTTGGAGGGGCGTTGCAGTCCGCCGGAAACTGCGACTAGATGGAGAGGGCGTGTCATTCTGGGCTTCATGAAGATGGATCCACGCGCCGCTGCGGCAATGCCGTATGCGTGTGCGCCGCCGGAAGCGGCGCGGGTGCTCGTGAATTCAAGTCTTGATTA includes:
- the msuE gene encoding FMN reductase; its protein translation is MTRPLHLVAVSGGLQRPSKSAALADHLLDLVADQLPCEQRLVELGQLAPQLAGAVWRSHLPETVERELAAVEQADVLVVTTPVFRGSYTGLFKHFFDFIHQDALIDKPILLAATGGSERHALVIDHQLRPLFSFFQARTLPLGVYATDKDFADYRLQDAALIERARLAVHRAMPLIEMARQSATADAEEAVAA
- a CDS encoding DUF1852 domain-containing protein codes for the protein MSNAFTFNIKSIRFDENYQPSDSTRITTNFANLARGASRQENLRNTLRMIDRRFNNLAHWDNPTGDRYAVELEIISVEMNMGAEGGNDAFPLIEILQTHIVDKKRNEHIEGIVGNNFSSYVRDYDFSVLLPEHNNDKSTFSTPDDFGVLHGKLFKHFVNSSAYKERFSKPPVICISASSSKTYHRTENHHPILGVEYRQDEFSSTDQYFEKMGLQVRYFMPPGSAAPLAFYFQGDLLGSYTNLELISLISTMETFQKIYRPEIYNANSAAGRLYRPSLKNPDYSLTQIVYDREERSQLAVKQGKFTEAHFIKPYKKVLDNWAANSAL